The following proteins come from a genomic window of Proteinivorax hydrogeniformans:
- the murC gene encoding UDP-N-acetylmuramate--L-alanine ligase encodes MTICYDKIHLIGIGGYGMSAIAKILIAWGHKVSGSDLKQSALTKGLEEEGAKIYFQHEAKNLQDVDAVIYSTAIGDDNVELIEAKKRKLPIYHRADVLAQFLNSGKGIAIAGAHGKTTTTSMVSLIMTKANMDPTAFIGGELEHFNGNARVGGSSYIVAEACESDRSFLQYKPYAAVLTNVEADHLDHYDGNFDRLISSYQEFIGNINKTGYLVVNGDDPIIKKLDFTGRKVITFGMGEQNQISAANCSFYKGTASFDLFIKGTPRGRIKLNVPGRHNVLNALAAIALSYQLGVSVEEMADTLKSFKGVKRRFEVLYKAEGKIIVDDYAHHPTEIKSTLIAAKNYNVPVIAIFQPQRYTRTSFLFKEFSEAFDDADKVYLLPIYSAGEKSIEKITSKNLAQAIKQRDTTEVMYVETHKQCIDLIQKDIQKNCIIITMGAGDVWKISHKLSKKKEI; translated from the coding sequence ATGACTATTTGCTACGATAAAATACACCTTATTGGCATAGGCGGATATGGCATGAGTGCGATTGCCAAAATATTGATTGCATGGGGGCATAAAGTTTCTGGTTCAGATTTAAAACAGTCGGCATTGACTAAAGGGCTTGAGGAAGAAGGAGCCAAAATTTACTTTCAACATGAAGCAAAAAATCTACAAGATGTAGATGCGGTGATATATTCAACAGCCATAGGAGATGATAACGTAGAGCTTATCGAAGCTAAAAAAAGAAAGCTGCCTATATATCACAGGGCTGATGTATTAGCACAGTTTTTAAATAGCGGTAAAGGTATTGCCATTGCAGGGGCCCATGGGAAGACTACCACTACCTCAATGGTTTCGCTGATTATGACAAAAGCTAATATGGATCCTACAGCTTTTATTGGCGGGGAACTTGAGCATTTTAATGGAAACGCTAGGGTCGGTGGTTCTTCTTATATAGTGGCGGAGGCCTGTGAAAGCGATCGGTCCTTTTTACAATATAAGCCCTATGCCGCAGTGCTTACTAATGTTGAAGCAGATCATTTAGACCACTATGATGGAAATTTTGATAGGTTAATCAGCTCATACCAAGAGTTTATCGGGAATATTAATAAAACAGGATACTTAGTTGTAAATGGAGATGATCCTATTATAAAAAAGTTAGATTTTACAGGCAGAAAAGTAATAACATTTGGGATGGGTGAGCAAAACCAAATTTCAGCGGCCAACTGTTCATTTTATAAAGGTACAGCGTCTTTTGACTTGTTTATTAAAGGAACTCCTAGGGGTAGAATAAAACTTAATGTTCCCGGAAGGCATAACGTTTTAAATGCTTTGGCTGCAATAGCGTTAAGTTATCAACTAGGGGTAAGTGTGGAAGAAATGGCAGATACTTTAAAAAGTTTTAAAGGTGTTAAAAGAAGGTTTGAGGTATTGTATAAAGCAGAAGGCAAAATAATAGTAGATGATTATGCCCATCACCCTACAGAAATAAAATCTACTCTTATAGCAGCAAAAAACTATAATGTACCTGTTATTGCCATATTTCAGCCGCAAAGATACACAAGAACTTCTTTTTTGTTTAAGGAATTTAGCGAAGCCTTTGATGATGCAGATAAAGTCTACTTACTACCGATATACTCAGCAGGTGAAAAATCAATTGAGAAAATAACGTCAAAAAATCTTGCCCAGGCAATAAAACAGCGCGACACCACAGAAGTTATGTATGTTGAAACACATAAGCAATGCATAGATTTAATCCAAAAAGATATACAGAAAAACTGTATTATAATTACTATGGGAGCAGGGGATGTTTGGAAGATATCTCATAAACTTTCTAAAAAGAAAGAAATCTAG
- a CDS encoding glycosyltransferase family 4 protein has translation MKILIVKSVAAGGIEKHVKDLCRALEKDGHKCQVIKVKFSLRSGLKSLYNYIKAIDDFRPGIVHFHGFKASLYALYPSKQIRKIITVHNDLEHLPKRRKNLLARAFRISAKQADYIICVSKHLKEYIKPLLQPNKKVSVIYNGIKLPPLMKNMPDKNINIGCCGRLTEIKGFHLLIDAFKKIATTDVKIHLHIIGDGPQRKNLEKLAKGVNERVIFHGFKSNPYVKMSRFDIFVQPSITEGFGITVLEAMALNVPVIVSNAGGLTEIVKNNKNGLIVPKGSSIELERALKKLILNVDLRKKLSKNRGYVEKNFSIESMYQQTVKVFKESLADNEMPLKRA, from the coding sequence ATGAAGATTTTGATTGTTAAAAGCGTTGCCGCCGGTGGAATCGAAAAGCATGTAAAGGACTTATGTAGAGCTCTAGAAAAAGATGGGCATAAGTGCCAGGTTATAAAGGTTAAGTTTAGCCTGCGCAGTGGTTTAAAATCTCTCTACAACTATATAAAAGCCATAGATGACTTTAGACCAGGAATTGTTCATTTTCATGGTTTTAAAGCATCATTGTATGCTCTTTATCCCAGTAAACAGATTAGAAAAATTATAACAGTACATAATGATTTAGAACACTTACCAAAGCGGAGAAAAAACCTGCTAGCTAGGGCGTTTAGAATAAGTGCTAAGCAGGCAGACTATATTATCTGCGTATCTAAACATCTAAAAGAATACATAAAGCCCTTACTACAACCTAACAAAAAGGTTTCGGTCATATACAATGGCATTAAGCTACCACCGCTTATGAAAAATATGCCAGATAAAAATATCAATATTGGATGTTGTGGTAGGTTGACAGAGATTAAGGGCTTTCATTTACTGATTGATGCTTTTAAAAAAATTGCAACAACTGATGTTAAAATCCACCTACATATTATCGGAGACGGACCACAGAGAAAAAACTTAGAAAAACTAGCAAAGGGTGTTAACGAGAGGGTTATTTTTCATGGATTTAAATCCAACCCATATGTCAAAATGTCAAGGTTTGATATTTTTGTACAACCCTCAATAACCGAAGGGTTTGGCATAACTGTTTTAGAAGCTATGGCCTTAAATGTACCAGTTATAGTAAGCAATGCTGGCGGTTTAACAGAAATAGTAAAAAACAACAAAAATGGCTTGATAGTACCTAAAGGTAGCAGTATAGAGTTAGAAAGAGCGTTAAAAAAGCTTATTTTAAATGTGGATTTAAGAAAGAAGTTAAGCAAAAATCGAGGTTATGTAGAAAAAAACTTTAGTATAGAATCTATGTACCAACAAACAGTAAAGGTTTTCAAAGAGAGTTTAGCTGATAATGAAATGCCCTTAAAAAGGGCTTAA
- the putP gene encoding sodium/proline symporter PutP, with translation MSSIVLWTFIIYLLGMLGIGIISYRLTSNLSDYVLGGRRLGPGVAALSAGASDMSSWLLMGLPGAVYISGGMNQIWIAIGLTVGAYLNWQFVAGRLRSYTEIANDSITIPDFLENRFKDDSRLLRVVSALVILVFFTFYTSSGMVGGATLFEASFGFSYMQALWIGGIIIIGYTFLGGFLAVSWTDFFQGLLMFTALVITPVVAITELGGWSSTVNTIGEIDPSYLDAFSGMSAVAIISLLAWGLGYFGQPHIITRFMAIRSVKDVPKARLIGMSWMVFAILGSVFTGFAGIAYFADAPLADGEQVFILFTQVLFNPLVSGVLLAAILAAIMSTVDSQLLVSSSAVAEDFYKAILKKDATQKELVWVSRIAVGTIALIALLLATNENSTILELVSYAWAGFGSAFGPVILLSLFWKRMNTWGALAGMVVGAVTVFAWGATGSELYEMIPGFILSSMAIFVVSSITPEPAKEIQAEFDKAKSI, from the coding sequence ATGAGTAGCATAGTTTTATGGACTTTTATAATTTATTTACTTGGAATGTTAGGCATAGGTATAATCTCTTATCGTCTGACCAGTAATCTTTCAGATTATGTGCTAGGGGGCAGACGCTTAGGACCTGGAGTTGCAGCTTTAAGTGCAGGTGCATCTGACATGAGTAGCTGGCTTTTGATGGGATTACCCGGTGCTGTATATATAAGTGGTGGTATGAATCAAATATGGATTGCAATAGGCCTTACAGTAGGAGCATATCTTAATTGGCAGTTTGTAGCTGGCAGGTTAAGAAGCTACACAGAGATTGCCAATGATTCTATAACAATACCAGATTTTTTGGAGAATCGTTTTAAGGATGATTCTAGGTTATTGCGTGTAGTTTCTGCACTTGTTATATTGGTTTTCTTCACTTTCTACACATCTTCTGGAATGGTAGGGGGCGCAACATTGTTTGAGGCTTCCTTTGGCTTTTCTTATATGCAAGCACTTTGGATTGGCGGAATAATAATTATAGGTTATACCTTTTTAGGAGGCTTTTTGGCTGTTAGCTGGACAGACTTTTTCCAAGGCCTTTTGATGTTCACTGCACTGGTGATTACACCAGTTGTTGCAATCACTGAGCTCGGTGGTTGGAGTAGCACTGTAAATACCATCGGTGAAATTGACCCCTCATATCTAGATGCTTTTTCTGGAATGAGTGCTGTTGCAATTATTTCACTTTTAGCTTGGGGGTTAGGCTATTTTGGACAACCCCATATCATAACTCGTTTTATGGCCATAAGGTCTGTTAAGGACGTTCCTAAAGCTAGATTAATCGGTATGTCGTGGATGGTATTTGCAATCCTAGGGTCAGTTTTTACAGGGTTTGCAGGAATCGCATACTTTGCCGATGCACCCCTTGCCGACGGGGAGCAGGTGTTTATTCTTTTTACCCAAGTTCTATTTAATCCGTTGGTTTCAGGTGTACTATTAGCAGCAATTCTTGCAGCTATTATGAGTACTGTTGACTCCCAGCTATTAGTTTCTTCTAGTGCTGTGGCTGAAGACTTTTACAAGGCTATCTTAAAAAAAGATGCTACACAAAAAGAACTAGTTTGGGTCAGTAGAATTGCCGTTGGTACAATAGCACTGATAGCTCTATTGTTAGCAACCAATGAAAATAGCACCATATTGGAACTGGTAAGCTACGCGTGGGCAGGCTTTGGTTCCGCCTTCGGGCCTGTAATTTTGTTATCGTTATTCTGGAAGCGTATGAATACATGGGGCGCATTAGCTGGTATGGTAGTTGGTGCAGTCACAGTATTTGCTTGGGGCGCTACCGGCAGCGAGCTATATGAAATGATTCCAGGATTTATATTAAGTTCAATGGCAATATTTGTAGTTAGTTCAATAACACCAGAGCCAGCAAAAGAAATTCAAGCTGAGTTTGATAAAGCTAAGAGTATTTAA
- a CDS encoding sodium:alanine symporter family protein, which translates to MDLMTIIQSINSVLWGPIMLVLLLGTGVLFTIKLRFIQIRRIKDVFKEPFKDKGVEADEDGMSSFQALATAIAAQVGTGNLAGVATAIAAGGPGAVFWMWVSGLFGMGTIFAEAVISQVHTEKVDGQVTGGPAYYIQKGLGSKFLATFFAIAIVVALGFMGNMVQSNSIAQAVNGVFEVSTLSVGILIAIIVGLIIIGGIKRIAVFTSNIVPVMAIFYFIGSFVILFLNYLQIIPAFQMIIHAAFDPMAATGGVIGVTVREAFRYGIARGLFSNEAGMGSTPHAHAVAKVKHPAQQGLVGIFGVLFDTGIACTMTALVIIITGVYETGLYGIELTQQGFIEGLGSFGGYFIAISMFFFALSTIISWYFFAEANVKYLFGNRFIRVFQIIVLTLIVYGTTMDAEIVWELADTFNGLMIIPNLIALVGMFSLVIKILNDYENKFEKNEASEFEKE; encoded by the coding sequence ATGGATTTAATGACTATTATTCAAAGCATTAATAGTGTACTTTGGGGACCGATTATGCTAGTCCTTTTGCTGGGCACAGGAGTTTTGTTTACAATTAAACTTAGGTTTATTCAAATTAGGAGAATAAAAGATGTATTTAAAGAGCCATTTAAAGATAAAGGTGTTGAAGCTGATGAAGATGGAATGAGCTCTTTTCAGGCTCTTGCTACTGCAATTGCTGCTCAAGTTGGAACAGGTAATCTTGCCGGAGTGGCAACAGCTATAGCAGCAGGAGGTCCAGGTGCGGTATTTTGGATGTGGGTAAGTGGCCTTTTTGGAATGGGAACTATTTTTGCTGAAGCGGTAATATCGCAAGTTCATACTGAAAAGGTAGATGGGCAGGTTACAGGAGGACCAGCATATTATATTCAAAAGGGGCTAGGTAGTAAGTTTTTGGCCACCTTTTTCGCAATAGCTATAGTAGTTGCACTTGGGTTTATGGGTAATATGGTACAATCCAATTCAATAGCTCAAGCTGTCAATGGTGTTTTTGAGGTCTCTACCTTGTCTGTGGGTATATTAATTGCAATTATAGTTGGGTTGATTATTATAGGAGGCATAAAAAGGATAGCTGTTTTTACATCAAATATAGTTCCGGTAATGGCTATATTTTACTTTATCGGAAGCTTTGTTATACTTTTTTTAAATTATCTACAAATCATACCAGCTTTTCAGATGATTATACATGCTGCATTTGACCCAATGGCGGCTACCGGTGGTGTAATAGGTGTTACCGTTAGAGAAGCTTTCAGGTACGGTATTGCTCGAGGACTATTTTCCAACGAAGCAGGTATGGGATCCACTCCACATGCACATGCTGTTGCAAAGGTAAAACATCCGGCTCAACAAGGTTTAGTTGGGATATTTGGTGTTTTGTTTGATACCGGTATCGCTTGTACAATGACTGCTCTGGTTATTATTATAACTGGTGTATATGAAACAGGCCTTTATGGTATTGAATTGACGCAACAGGGCTTTATAGAGGGACTAGGGTCTTTCGGGGGTTACTTTATCGCAATTAGTATGTTTTTCTTTGCATTATCAACTATTATAAGTTGGTACTTTTTTGCTGAAGCAAATGTCAAATATTTGTTTGGAAATCGTTTTATTAGGGTGTTCCAAATAATTGTATTAACCTTGATTGTCTATGGCACAACCATGGATGCAGAGATTGTATGGGAGCTCGCAGATACATTTAATGGTTTAATGATAATACCAAACTTGATTGCATTAGTGGGAATGTTTTCTTTAGTTATTAAGATACTCAATGATTATGAAAATAAGTTTGAGAAAAATGAGGCATCGGAGTTTGAAAAAGAATGA